A segment of the Candidatus Methylomirabilota bacterium genome:
TCAGCACCGAGATGGCGGGCGTGATGATGCCGTCGCCGTAGAGCAGCGCCGCCCCGAAGAGCCCGAGCCCGACGAAGAAGCCGCGGCGCCTCATCCACGGAAGCATGGCGAGCAGGGCCATGGTGCCGCCTTCGCCGTTGTTGTCGAGCCGGATGATCACGAGGAGGTACTTCACGCTGACGATCAGGATCAGCGACCACGCGATCAGCGAGAGCACGCCGAAGACCGCCTCCGGGGTGGCGTCCAGGCCGTAGGTGGGCTTGAAGCACTCGCGGAACGCGTAGAGCGGGCTGGTGCCGATGTCGCCGTAGACGACGCCGAGCGCGGTGAGGGCGAGCGCGGCGAGGCGCCCGCCGCGGGGCAGCTCGGTCGACGGGCCACCGGGGCGACGCGCGGTTTCCGCCGCGCCGATCACGCGGGAGACCGGCTCAGGCGATCGCTTGCTCGAGGCGACGCGCGATCTCCTGCTTGGGCTGCACCCCCACGAGCCGATCGACCTCGCGGCCGTCCTTGAGAACGAGCAGGGTGGGGATCGAGCGCAGGTTGAACCGTGCGGCGGTCCGGGGATTGTCGTCCACGTTGAGCTTCACCACCCGCACGCGGCCGGCCAGCTCGGTCGCGAGCTGCTCGATCACCGGCGCGATCATGTGGCACGGCCCGCACCACGGCGCCCACGCGTCCACCAGCACCGGCAGGGGCGAGCGCTCCACGTCCTGGCCGAAACTGGCGTCGGTGACCGGCTGCGGCTTGCCCACCGGCAGCGGCTCCCGGCACTTGCCGCAGACCGGCTCGAGCCGCGCGCGGAGCCGGTCCGTGGGGACGCGATTGGTCGCGCCGCACGCGGGACACTCGACCATCACCACGTCAGCCATCGTCGCTCTCCTGGCGTATCATGTCTCACTCCCGACTCGATCATGCCCGATCTGAGCCCTCTTCTCGAGCACTGGCGCTACCCGGCGATCTTCCTCGTGGTCATCCTCGGCAACGTGGGGCTGCCGGTCCCCGAGGAGAGCGTGCTCGCCCTCGCCGGCTTCCTCGCCGCGCGGGGCCTGCTGCACCTGCCCGGGGTACTGGCGGTCGGCGCCCTCGCCGCGATCGTCGGCGACAACCTCGGCTACTGGGCCGGCCGCCGCTACGGTCCTGAGGCGCTCGCGCGCTACGGCCGCTACGTGTGGATCACGCCGGGCCGGCTCGCGAAGGCCTCGGCCGCGATGACCCGTCACGGCGGCCTCGCGGTGTTCGCGGCCCGCTTCGTGCCGGGGGTGCGCTCCCTGGCCGGGCCGGTGGCGGGCGCGACCGGGATGCGTCCGCTCACCTTCGTGGTCAGCAACGCGCTCGGGGCGGTCGCCTACGTGCCGTACGCGGTCGGACTGGGCTACGCGCTCGGCTACGGCGCGGGGACCGCGATCGAGCGCGTCCTCGGGCGCGCGGAGCCGGTCTTCGTCGCGGCCATCGTCGTCGTGACGGTCGCCCTCATCGCCTGTCGGCTGGTCCGGCACCGCGCCGCAGCCCGACCGCTCTAGCTCGACTTCGGAAACTTCACCGCGAGCACGTCCACCGTCTCGATCACCGGCGGGCGCGCGAACAGCTCGTCGGCCTTGGCGGCGAGCGCCTTGGCCACCCCGCCCGAGAGGTGCGCCCTCCGGCCGGCCTCGTCCGGGAAGGCGTCGAAGACGCCGAACGTGGTCGGCCCCAGCCGAATCGCGAACCACGTCAGCGTCGCGGGCTCCGCTTCGACCACCGCAAGGCCTCCCCGCAGGAAGGCGTCGACGTCGTTCTCCTTGCCGGGCTTGGCCTCCAGGCGCACCAGCAGGCCGACCTTGACCATGGTCCCTCCTCCGCCGGCACGGACACCGGCTCTCGTCGTCTGGAGGGAATGGTACTCCCGCGCCGCCATCGAGCAAGCCGGCGCAGGCCGCGCCGGGCTAGGACGTGCGGCGGGTCAGTGGGCCGACGAGATCGGCCATCGACGGCGGCGTGGTCGCGTCCTTGTAGACGGCCAGACGCCGATAGATCTCGGCGGCGGCCTCGTGGAAGTCGCCGGGCAGGCCGGCGGCCTCGAAGGCGGCGGTGATCTCCTCCATCTCGCCCACGAAGCGCCAGGCCTTTCGCGCGTTGTCGCGGGCCGCGGCCTCGGAGCGCTTCGGCAGATCCGGCTGCGACCGGTGCCACTCGGCGAGCAGCGCGTCGTCCACTCCCTCGGCGGCCGCAAGCGCGCGCACGCCGATCAGCAGCGCGGAGACGCCCTTGGTGTAGGCGGCGTACGCCATCTTCAGGGCGGAGGCGGCGCCGGGCGCGTCGCTCAGCGCGATCGCCTCGAGCCGGGTGCCGTCGAAGAGCGCGGACGCGCGCTTGGCCTCGCGGCCGGAGAGATACAGGCGTGTCGTGCCCGCGGCGCGGGGCGGCGGCCCGATGAGCCCGCCGTCGACGAAGACGGCGCCGCCGGCCTCCACCGTTCCGCCGATCTCGCGCGCGGTCGACGGTGACACCGCGTTGGCGTCGACGAACAGGCCGGAGAAGCGCAGGGCCGCGACCGCCCGCGCCAGATCGAGCGCGGCGTGCGGCGGGCACACCGAGACGACGACGTCGCTGCCCGCGACGACCGCGGCGAGCCGCGCCGCGTCCTCGAGGCCGGCGGCGGCGGCGCGGTCGCGGGTGCCCGCGCTCCGTCCCTCGGAGGCCCAGAGCACGCGGGAGCCGCCGGCCACCGCGCAGGCGCCGACCACGCTGCCCATGTCACCCGGATGCAGAAGCCCGATCGTCGCCATGTGGTCTCCTCGCGGTGTGTTGCCTAGTCGTCCTCTCCGGCCAGATGCGCGAAGCGGCCCGACGAGCGCCGCAGCGGCGGGGAAGGCAGGATCTCTTCGGGACCGTGGATGGCCTTGATCTGGATCTCGCGGGCCACATCGCCCAGCAGCACCCCGATCAGTCCCAGCATCGCCAGCAGCGGCGAGAACAGCAGCGCGAGCAGCAGCCACGCGAAGAAGCCCTGCACCCCGCGGGTCGCTCCACCGACCGCCCCTACGAAGATCGCGCCCACGATCCAGCCCATCGCGAACAGCACCAGCCAGGGATATGCGACCAGCATCATGGCCACCTCACGTGCTCCACGGACGGAATGGTACCGCAGAGTGTGGCCGCTGCGAAGGAGGTCCCGGGATGCGGCGGGCGGGGCGGCGCGGGCGGCGAGCGGTCAGCGAGCGGAGGGCGACGACGTCAGGACCGGCGAGTCGTCCAGCGGCTGGACCTCGGCGTCGGCCATCAAGAACATCGCGAGGAGGAAGAAGGTGACGAGGATGCCGAGGCCGATGGAAGCGCGCTTCATGCGGGGGCGGTCTCCGGGCGCAGAGCCTGCACGATGCGGCGCAGCTCGCGCGGATTGATGGGCTTCTCGAGCAGGCGCGCCGCTCCGTGTCGGAGGGCTTCGGCCTGCGTGTCCGGCGGGCATTCGGCCGCGATCAGGACGAGGGGCAGCGCGGGATTCAGCTCGCGCACGAGCCGCACCAGTCCCCAGCCGTTCTCGGCGATGCCATGGGCGGGCGGCAGGTCCAGGTCGATCACCGCGACGTCGAACTCGCCGTCCTGCATCTTCGCGAGCGCCTCCACGATGCCTTCGGCGGTCTCGACGACGAGGCTGCCGCCGCGAAGCGCGGCCCCCAGACCCTCGCGGCTGCCGCCGTACGGGTCGACGAGCAGGAGATGAGCGCGCCCGTGCTCCGCCTCGCCGTTGAAGCCGATCATCGCCATGGAGTTCGCTCCGAATCGTCGTGTAGGCAACCGAAGTGCCACTCGATCCGGCGCCGTCGACCCCCGCGTCCACGCGTGGCATTCCGCCACGTTAGGCGAAATCGCGCAGCGGGCCGGCCGGCGACGCCGCGTCACGTTTCTGACACCTGTCGTGTAAGCGTTACATGGAAACGGGTAATTTTTTCTTAACGACGCGCACTTGGAAGACACGAGGCGAGCGGCGCCGGGAGGCGGGGCATGCGAATCTCAGATATCATTCCGAGCGAGAGGAGACGAGAGACATGCGAGTGCTGCTCGTGCACCCGAGCCCGCTGATGTATTCGGAGCTGTATCTTCGCCTGGAGCCGCTGGGCCTCGAGCGGGTGGCCTCGGCGATCCGCGCCGCCGGCCACGAGGTACGGCTGCTCGACCTGCAGGTTTTTCAGCACGCCGACTACTGGCGCGAGCTCGCCGCGTTCGCGCCGCGGGCCATCGGCTTCTCGGTGAATTATCTGGCCAATGTGCCGGAGGTGATCGACCTCGCCAAAGCGACCAGGGCGAAGCGGCCCGACGCGTTCATCATGGTGGGCGGCCACAGCGCGTCGTTCGTGGCGCACGAGTTCCTCGAGCACGCCGAGGGCGCCATCGATTGCATCGTGCGCGGCGAGGGCGAGGTGATCGCCCCGCGCGTCCTCGAGGCCATCGGCGACCCGAAGCTCGACACCCTGCCGGGCGTGGTGACCATGACCGGACAGGGGCCGAGCCCGACCCTGCTCGATGATCTCGATCTGCACCCGCCCGCGCGGGACCTCGGACGAAAGCGCCACAAGTACTTCATCGGCGTGCTCGACCCGTGCGCCTCGGTCGAGTTCACCCGCGGCTGCCCGTGGGACTGCTCGTTCTGCAGCGCGTGGACGTTCTACGGGCGCAGCTATCGCAAGGGCTCGCCCGAGAAGGCGGGCGAGGAGCTGGCCCGCATCCGCGAGCCCAACGTGTTCATCGTGGACGACGTGGCCTTCATCCACGCCGAGCACGGCTTCGCGATCGGGCGCGAGATCGAGCGGCGACGCGTCCGCAAGCAGTACTACCTCGAGACCCGCTGCGACGTGCTGATCAAGAACCAGGAGCTGTTCGCCTTCTGGAAGAAGCTCGGGCTCTTCTACATGTTCCTCGGCATCGAGGCCCTCGACGAGGCCGCGCTGAAGGCACACCGCAAGCGGGTCACCCTCAACGAGAACCTGCGCGCGCTGGAGATCGCGCGCTCCCTCGGCCTCACCGTCGCGATCAACATCATCGCGGATCCGAGCTGGGACGAGGCGCGCTTCGCGGCGGTGCGCGAGTGGGCGCTCGGCGTGCCCGAGGTGGTGCATCTCACGGTGGCCACGCCCTATCCCGGCACCGAGCTCTGGCTCACCGAGTCGCGGCAGCTCACCTCGCGCGACTATCGCCTCTTCGACGTGCAGCACGCGGTGCTGCCCACGAAGCTGCCGCTCAGGCGCTTCTACGAGGAGCTGGTGAACACCCAGGCGATCCTCAACCGCAAGCATCTCGGCTGGGGCGCCCTGCGCCTCTACGGCCTCCCCGCCCTGCGGGCGGCCTCCCGCGGGCAGACCAACTACCTCCGGATGCTGTGGAAGTTCAGCACGGTCTACAACACCGAGCGGCAGTACGCCGATCACCAGCGGCCGGTGCGCTACGAGATGCGCCCGCCGCGGCCGCCGGCCCGGAGCAAGCCCAGCAAGCAGGAGCTGTACATCCACATGCCCGCGCCGGTCCACTAACCCCCTTTCCGGGTTTCGCATGGGTAGACGGATCGTGTAACACTTACACGGCCCGTGTAATTTGTATAAACGTCGCGGCGACCCGGTGCTGGCCGGACGCGGCCGCCCCTCCGCTTCCGCCCGCCAAGTAGGGGAGAGACCACGCCAAACGCCCCGCGCGACGGCGACCGCGGGCTCTGGCTTGGTTGTTGCCTCAAGGAGCCCGTTCGCATTCGTGAATAGGCTGGTCAACGCTCACAAAGGAGGCGGGGGCATATGCGACAGGTGATGAAGCTGGGCGTCCTGCTGCCGGCGGCGGTCCTGCTGGTGTCGGGCTGCGCCACGAAGGACTGGGTCCGCGAGCAGTTCACCAGGAGCGACGCCGCGGCGGATCAGCGCTTCACGAAGGTCGAGGGTCAGGTCGAGGGCGTGAGCACCGAGGTCAAGGGTGTGACCACCCAGGTGAAGAGCCTCGAGGGTTCCGTGGCCGACGCGCGCAACCGCGCCGACGCCGCCATGACCAAGGCGGAGGGCGTCGACAGCCGGCTGACCCGGCTGTGGAGCAACCGCTACAACCAGAAGACGGCCGATACCCTCGAGGTCTACTTCGGCTTCGACAAGGCCGAGCTGACCGACGGAGCGCAGACCGCCCTGCTGGGCGTGGTCAAGGAGCTGCAGGGCAACCCCACGCTGATCGTGGAGCTGGGTGGCTACACCGATCCGAAGGGCACCGTGGATTACAACTACGGGCTGAGCCAGCGCCGGGTCGAGGCGGTACGTCGCTTCCTGGTCGAGAAGGGCGTCTCGCTGACGCGCGTGCACGCGGTGGGCCTCGGGCCCATCACCGCGAAGGAGACCCCGGACGAGAAGAAGCGCCGGGTGACCGTCAAGATGCTGGTGGACCAGGACTAGACACCCGCCTCCCTTCCTCTCCCCGCCGGGGAGAGAGCCGGTGACGGGCTGTTTCGGGGGAGGGACTCACGTCCCTCCCCCGCTTCATTTCTTCTCCGACGTCGCCGCTTCCGGCGCGGCCATGGCGGTCTCGGGGATGCGCTCGAGCTCGCTCAGGAGCAGACCGGCCCACCGATAGATGTTGTGCTCGCGCACGCCCTGGCGCATGCGGGCCATGCGGGCCCGCCGCTCCTCCACCGGCATCGCCACCGCGGTGCGGATCGCCTCCGCCATCCCGTCGATGTCGTAGGGGTTCACCAGGATCGCGTCGCGCAGCTCGGACGAGGCGCCGGTGAACTGGCTCAGGATGAGGGCGCCGTCCTCGTCGTCGCGCACCGAGATGAACTCCTTGGCGACGAGGTTCATGCCGTCGTGCAGCGACGTCACCATGCAGAAGTCGGCGTGCCGGTAGAAGGGCCAGATGTCGCGATGCTCGTGGTGGCGCTTGAGGTAGAGGATCGGCTTCCAGCGGTTGGTCTGGTAGGCGCTGTTGACCTCCTGCACCGCCGCGTCCACCTCGGCCTCCAGCGCCTGGTAGCGGGGGATGGTGCTGCGGCTCGGCGCGGCGAGCTGCACGAACACCACCCGCTCGCGATATTCCGGGAAGCGCTCGAAGAAGCGGCCGAGGGCCCGGAAGCGCTCGGGCAGGCCCTTGGTGTAGTCGAGCCGCTCCACCCCGACGCCCAGGAACTCGGCCGGGGTGTCCAGGCTCTGGAGCAGCGCCTGTCGCGAGATGGTGGGCGGATTGTCCACGAAGCCGGGGGCCACGCTGATCGGGAACGGCTTCACCGACGTCACGTGCTGGCCGCGGGTCACCGAGAAGCGCTCCCAGTCGATGCGGGCCTCGATCGCACGATCCACCGTGTCGAGGAAGTTGTTGCAGTAGTACTGGGTGTGGAACCCGATGAGGTCGGCGCCCAGCATGCCGAGCAGCAGCTCGTCCTGCCACGGGCAGATGCTGAAGGCCTCGAAGTTCGGCCACGGGATATGCCAGAAGATCGCGGTCCGCGCGTCCGGGCGCTCCCGCTTGATGAGCGCGGGCAGCAGCGCGAAGTGATAGTCCTGGATCAGCACCATCGGCGACTCGGTGCCCGCGATCTCCTCCAGCACCGCGCTGGCGAACTTCTCGTTGACGATTCGATACTGCGCCCAGTCCTCCGGACGGAACAGCGGGCGGTTGTGCACGATGTGGCAGAGGGGCCACAGGCCCTCGTTGGAGAAGCCGTAGTAGTAGCCCGCGTCCTCCTCCGGCGTGAGCCACACGCGCCGGAGCGTGTACCGCGGGTCGTCCGGCGGCAGCCGGAGGCGGCCGCGCGCGTCGGCGGTATCGCGGTCGGCATCGCCGCTGGCCTGCGCCACCCACACGCCGCCGCACGCCCGCATGACCGGATCCATCGCGGTCACGAGCCCGCTCGCCGGGGTGACCACCTGGATCGCCCCCTCCTTCCAGACGTGGCTCAGCGGCTCGCGGTTGGACACCACCACGAGCACCCGCTCGCCCAGCCGCATCTTGGCGAACTGCTTGAGCCGCTCCTCGGTCCAGAGCGTCTGGCCGATGAGACGCAGCGCGGCCTCCTCCTCGGCGGCGGCCCGGGCCCGCTGAAGATTCTTGGCCAGTACCGAGACCTCGCGGGCGATCGGCCCGAAGAGGCTCTCGTCGGGCAGCTCGGGGGGATCGATGGCGTGGCCGCGCCGCACCGCCTTGGTCCAGCGCGCCATCTTGGCCAGCGGCTGGGTCAGGCTCATGCGCACCACCAGCAGGGCGATCAGGGCCAGGACCACCGCCAGCACCAGGAAGCGAACCGCGTTGAAGCGCCAGCGCTCCCACTCCGAGCTCTTGAGATCGGAGGCGTCGAGGAACACGGCCAGCGCGCCGGCGGCCCGGTCCTCGCGGATGATCGGATCCGCGTAGACGTAGAGCGTCTTGCCCTCCATCTGGCGGAACCCGGTCTGCACCACGCCCGAGGTGAGAGCCCAGGTGACCTCGGGCGGCGGATTCTCCAGGATCTTGGCCACGTCGGGCGTCGCCACGATCAGCGAGGCCACGCGATCGTAGACCGCGAGTCCCTGATCGGGCTTGCTGAACTTCTTGATCAGCCGGTCCACCTGCGCTTTCGATCCGCCGCGGGCCAGTGCCGGCTCGAGCACCTCCTTGAGTCCCTCGCTGAGGAGCGCGGCCCGGCGGTCCAGCTCCGCGGTGAGCCGCTGCTTCTCCTCCACGACCTGCAGGTACGCGAAGATACCGATGACCACCAGCGAGGCGAGCCAGAGCGCGGCGACGAGCCGGAGCTGAAACCTCACGCGCGCCTCTCGGTCCCGCTGGCGAGCGCGGTCAGCACCTGCTGCACCTCGGAGACGTCCTCAAGCCGGAAGGCCGCCTTCGACGCGGGCACCAGGTCACCGACCCGGATGGTCAGCGCGCGGCTGCCGAGCACCTCGAAGGCGTGCTCGTCGGTCCAGTCGTCACCCAGGTAGAGCCAGAGCACCCGGCCGGCCAAGGTCGAGCCCACGCGCTCTTCGATCCACTCCGCGCACTCGCCCTTCGTCCACGCCACCTGGGGCAGCACCTCGATCACCTTCGTGCCGTGGAAGATCTTGAGCCGGCTCCCCTGCTCGCGGATCGCCCGGGCCAGCTCGATCTCCACGCGGCGAATCTCGTCGGGGGCCACGTGGCGATAGTGCACCGCCACCGCGAGGCCCTTGGTCTCCACCCGCATCCCGTTGACGGCGGGTGCCCGGCGCACGAGCGTCTCGCCCACCGCGCCGACCATCGCCTGCTGGGCCACCGCGTCGGGATGGCAGAA
Coding sequences within it:
- the trxC gene encoding thioredoxin TrxC, whose product is MADVVMVECPACGATNRVPTDRLRARLEPVCGKCREPLPVGKPQPVTDASFGQDVERSPLPVLVDAWAPWCGPCHMIAPVIEQLATELAGRVRVVKLNVDDNPRTAARFNLRSIPTLLVLKDGREVDRLVGVQPKQEIARRLEQAIA
- a CDS encoding DedA family protein: MPDLSPLLEHWRYPAIFLVVILGNVGLPVPEESVLALAGFLAARGLLHLPGVLAVGALAAIVGDNLGYWAGRRYGPEALARYGRYVWITPGRLAKASAAMTRHGGLAVFAARFVPGVRSLAGPVAGATGMRPLTFVVSNALGAVAYVPYAVGLGYALGYGAGTAIERVLGRAEPVFVAAIVVVTVALIACRLVRHRAAARPL
- a CDS encoding antibiotic biosynthesis monooxygenase, whose amino-acid sequence is MVKVGLLVRLEAKPGKENDVDAFLRGGLAVVEAEPATLTWFAIRLGPTTFGVFDAFPDEAGRRAHLSGGVAKALAAKADELFARPPVIETVDVLAVKFPKSS
- a CDS encoding DUF1932 domain-containing protein, with the translated sequence MATIGLLHPGDMGSVVGACAVAGGSRVLWASEGRSAGTRDRAAAAGLEDAARLAAVVAGSDVVVSVCPPHAALDLARAVAALRFSGLFVDANAVSPSTAREIGGTVEAGGAVFVDGGLIGPPPRAAGTTRLYLSGREAKRASALFDGTRLEAIALSDAPGAASALKMAYAAYTKGVSALLIGVRALAAAEGVDDALLAEWHRSQPDLPKRSEAAARDNARKAWRFVGEMEEITAAFEAAGLPGDFHEAAAEIYRRLAVYKDATTPPSMADLVGPLTRRTS
- a CDS encoding response regulator; protein product: MAMIGFNGEAEHGRAHLLLVDPYGGSREGLGAALRGGSLVVETAEGIVEALAKMQDGEFDVAVIDLDLPPAHGIAENGWGLVRLVRELNPALPLVLIAAECPPDTQAEALRHGAARLLEKPINPRELRRIVQALRPETAPA
- the hpnR gene encoding hopanoid C-3 methylase HpnR — translated: MRVLLVHPSPLMYSELYLRLEPLGLERVASAIRAAGHEVRLLDLQVFQHADYWRELAAFAPRAIGFSVNYLANVPEVIDLAKATRAKRPDAFIMVGGHSASFVAHEFLEHAEGAIDCIVRGEGEVIAPRVLEAIGDPKLDTLPGVVTMTGQGPSPTLLDDLDLHPPARDLGRKRHKYFIGVLDPCASVEFTRGCPWDCSFCSAWTFYGRSYRKGSPEKAGEELARIREPNVFIVDDVAFIHAEHGFAIGREIERRRVRKQYYLETRCDVLIKNQELFAFWKKLGLFYMFLGIEALDEAALKAHRKRVTLNENLRALEIARSLGLTVAINIIADPSWDEARFAAVREWALGVPEVVHLTVATPYPGTELWLTESRQLTSRDYRLFDVQHAVLPTKLPLRRFYEELVNTQAILNRKHLGWGALRLYGLPALRAASRGQTNYLRMLWKFSTVYNTERQYADHQRPVRYEMRPPRPPARSKPSKQELYIHMPAPVH
- a CDS encoding OmpA family protein; amino-acid sequence: MRQVMKLGVLLPAAVLLVSGCATKDWVREQFTRSDAAADQRFTKVEGQVEGVSTEVKGVTTQVKSLEGSVADARNRADAAMTKAEGVDSRLTRLWSNRYNQKTADTLEVYFGFDKAELTDGAQTALLGVVKELQGNPTLIVELGGYTDPKGTVDYNYGLSQRRVEAVRRFLVEKGVSLTRVHAVGLGPITAKETPDEKKRRVTVKMLVDQD
- a CDS encoding trehalose-6-phosphate synthase, yielding MRFQLRLVAALWLASLVVIGIFAYLQVVEEKQRLTAELDRRAALLSEGLKEVLEPALARGGSKAQVDRLIKKFSKPDQGLAVYDRVASLIVATPDVAKILENPPPEVTWALTSGVVQTGFRQMEGKTLYVYADPIIREDRAAGALAVFLDASDLKSSEWERWRFNAVRFLVLAVVLALIALLVVRMSLTQPLAKMARWTKAVRRGHAIDPPELPDESLFGPIAREVSVLAKNLQRARAAAEEEAALRLIGQTLWTEERLKQFAKMRLGERVLVVVSNREPLSHVWKEGAIQVVTPASGLVTAMDPVMRACGGVWVAQASGDADRDTADARGRLRLPPDDPRYTLRRVWLTPEEDAGYYYGFSNEGLWPLCHIVHNRPLFRPEDWAQYRIVNEKFASAVLEEIAGTESPMVLIQDYHFALLPALIKRERPDARTAIFWHIPWPNFEAFSICPWQDELLLGMLGADLIGFHTQYYCNNFLDTVDRAIEARIDWERFSVTRGQHVTSVKPFPISVAPGFVDNPPTISRQALLQSLDTPAEFLGVGVERLDYTKGLPERFRALGRFFERFPEYRERVVFVQLAAPSRSTIPRYQALEAEVDAAVQEVNSAYQTNRWKPILYLKRHHEHRDIWPFYRHADFCMVTSLHDGMNLVAKEFISVRDDEDGALILSQFTGASSELRDAILVNPYDIDGMAEAIRTAVAMPVEERRARMARMRQGVREHNIYRWAGLLLSELERIPETAMAAPEAATSEKK
- the otsB gene encoding trehalose-phosphatase; its protein translation is MSDLAHILTTVDEWLSGGGSVLLMTDYDGTLTPIVDDPADAVLSEEMREQLVRLARSPRGCVAVISGRGLEDLRARIDIPEVIYAGCHGLEIAGPELAFCHPDAVAQQAMVGAVGETLVRRAPAVNGMRVETKGLAVAVHYRHVAPDEIRRVEIELARAIREQGSRLKIFHGTKVIEVLPQVAWTKGECAEWIEERVGSTLAGRVLWLYLGDDWTDEHAFEVLGSRALTIRVGDLVPASKAAFRLEDVSEVQQVLTALASGTERRA